From Salvia splendens isolate huo1 unplaced genomic scaffold, SspV2 ctg398, whole genome shotgun sequence, one genomic window encodes:
- the LOC121790051 gene encoding uncharacterized protein LOC121790051 produces the protein MPLKRFQKPDAASQAEKYLKKIGLGKEDHHFWKQVGKALISTYALFGAVWFLNETSPFGWWTLKPMPKEEKELAHLYERREFPYPADAEAMEEFVAKGGMIGTTIGPKGIVETDKDSYNFQKDLQDKKLDQESMKLWMRMRNEVLSELQQKGFDVE, from the exons ATGCCTCTGAAACGATTTCAAAAGCCCGACGCAG CGTCCCAAGCAGAGAAATACCTGAAAAAAATCGGGCTAGGAAAGGAAGACCATCATTTCTGGAAGCAAGTAGGCAAAGCTCTGATAAGCACTTATGCTCTGTTCGGAGCGGTGTGGTTTTTGAACGAGACGTCGCCGTTTGGGTGGTGGACGCTGAAGCCGATGCCAAAGGAGGAAAAGGAGCTGGCCCACCTGTACGAGCGCCGCGAGTTCCCTTACCCGGCCGATGCAGAGGCGATGGAGGAGTTCGTTGCCAAGGGAGGGATGATCGGGACCACCATCGGCCCAAAAGGGATCGTCGAAACGGATAAAGATTCGTACAATTTTCAGAAGGATTTGCAGGACAAGAAGCTGGATCAAGAGTCTATGAAGCtgtggatgaggatgaggaATGAGGTTCTTTCTGAGCTG
- the LOC121790060 gene encoding uncharacterized protein LOC121790060, whose protein sequence is MALLPSKGVVISVPTLVLSAAAFAILLFFLLSASSPASVPCSCSTPTGDYSSKISGEHVSTSAEDIDWLKSRVEANGLHMQQNILRKGINPRTRQQQLQDLLHFKGISHYEGEDANNHTALPCPGELLVEEHHSNYGEPWAGGRDVFEFLAESAHVTPNSKVLEIGCGTLRVGLHFIRYLDPEHYHCLEKDELSLMAALRYELPSQGLLYKRPLIVRGEDMDFSKFGSDTVYDLIYASAVFLHMPDKLVWTGLERLVGHLKPLEGRIFVSHNVKFCSRLGGEECTKRLTNLGLEYKGKHTHDSFLFNHYEIWFEFRRFKA, encoded by the coding sequence ATGGCACTGCTTCCATCAAAGGGAGTGGTCATTTCAGTTCCCACGCTAGTTCTGTCAGCTGCAGCTTTTGCGATCCTCCTATTCTTCTTGCTCTCAGCCAGCTCACCCGCTTCCGTTCCTTGCTCTTGCTCCACCCCGACTGGGGACTACAGCAGTAAGATAAGTGGAGAGCATGTTTCAACCTCAGCTGAGGACATAGATTGGTTGAAGAGTCGTGTCGAAGCGAATGGATTACATATGCAGCAGAACATTCTACGTAAGGGCATAAACCCACGCACTCGTCAACAGCAGCTCCAGGATCTTCTTCACTTCAAAGGCATATCTCACTATGAAGGAGAAGATGCTAATAACCATACTGCCCTCCCTTGTCCCGGTGAGCTGCTTGTAGAAGAACACCACAGCAATTATGGAGAGCCTTGGGCAGGAGGAAGGGATGTATTTGAATTTCTTGCAGAGTCTGCCCACGTCACACCAAATTCAAAAGTTCTTGAGATCGGGTGTGGCACACTTCGTGTTGGCCTGCATTTCATACGGTACTTAGATCCAGAGCACTACCATTGCCTAGAAAAGGACGAGCTCTCTCTAATGGCTGCACTGCGCTATGAGCTTCCATCACAAGGCTTGCTGTATAAGCGTCCTCTGATTGTAAGAGGCGAAGACATGGATTTCAGTAAGTTTGGTTCTGATACCGTGTACGATTTGATATATGCCAGTGCTGTTTTCCTCCACATGCCCGACAAGCTCGTCTGGACAGGCCTGGAGCGGTTAGTGGGTCACCTGAAGCCTCTAGAAGGTCGAATCTTTGTCTCACATAACGTCAAATTCTGCTCTCGATTGGGAGGTGAAGAATGCACGAAAAGGCTGACTAATCTGGGCCTAGAATATAAAGGCAAGCATACTCATGATAGTTTTCTCTTCAACCACTACGAGATATGGTTCGAGTTCAGGCGATTTAAGGCTTAA